GTATTCAAACCCAGTCAAACAGTCTTTATGTATGGAGGCAGTAAAAGAATACTTTGAGAGTGCAAGTGACTGCCCAATTGTTAATGACGAAATAGagttaataaaattcaGTGTAAAGAATGCGTTTCCAAATAACCCCTTTCCAGACGCGAAAGATCCAATGATCGCAGATCCAGACGGAGAACTTGAGGCTAAAGAGCAGTGGAACTTCATTTATGAATATTCTTTACAGTCTCGTAACCAAAAGCTGACGAATGACGATTtcaatgaaaatattataattgtGAGTCAAAAAATGCCTCTTTCTTATTTAgaatttagaaatttaGACTGGCGTACTAAACATGAATGCTATCAAGATATGGCGATTAACTGTATTCAGTCTTCATGGAAAATGGTGGAATCTAATTGGAAGAACCAAAATGTTCAAACAGACCTTGCATCTGCATTAGCCATATTTTGTGATAGTGTAGCcattctttattttgagagaaaaaaacaatGGAGGCAATTGGTTAAACTTATGGAAACACCAAAATATTCTTCTGCTTTTTATTGGATAAGAAGGGGATTTTATTTACCCAGGTCTTACaatctattaaaaatatcaatCAATAATGGTAAAGAGCGTAAGATAAGCGAAGAAGAGTTGGCGATTTATAAACAGTCCCTGGCAAATAGCATCCTTGAGTTGGTAAAATATAGATATTTGGCTCCACTTACTGTTGATATTGGAGAGTTATGTCATTCTCTTGCAGTTGATATGTCTGTTGCAACAACAAGAGGAATTTGGATAGGACTTGTACCAGTTGACTCTGAggtaattattgaaatggAAAGGCTATcaaataacaatattaatttagaaaaaaaagatgaagCAGTTGGCTACTATCcaataaaaaatcaattctCCCCTAGAAGAAGAGTTATTAAAAGTGAATCGGATTCTACGAGTCATAGATTTAAGAGGAATAAGAAAGAACAAATTGTTTCAATGTCGAGCTTAAAGTCACCAATTAAGACTACAGTAATGCCGAATATTAGGTTGTTACAGTATAAAAAGATAGTagaaaaagatgaagatgacCTACCGCTTGAATACCCTATTAAAAATACTCAAAAGGCAGATTggagaaaatatattaatagtgGAATTGGTGAAGCAGATCAAAACATTGATCAAAAGAGTATTCATGATTTTTATAAGACTGGTTTGGGAAAGCAATGGGGATCGAGCGATAGATACAAATACGGTTATATTACGTATAACTCAAAAGCTCCTTATATAAATAAGAGAATTCCGTTTAATAGTCAAATGAGTGGTTTTGATTATGGCGATTCGTACATTCCTGAGAAAGAAAATGGAGTTAAACTTTTAACTAAAGTTTCAGATATTTATAGAAGATCTCCGGATTCATATATAGGAATTCGGAAGAATGATCAATCAACTTTTTTAAGAGCTccatcattattattgggTAAGAAAATACCAAATTATCCATTGAATTTGGAAGAATTTGTTAATGTTCCGGATATTCCAAGAGTTAAACCATTATCAAAGGAAGAAATTTTGGAAAGAGCAAAACACATTCATCTAGAGGATAGCGAAATTGACGAATCAATTaatgttgaaaatattgttgaATACTTAAATAGAGCTAGAAAAGATAATCTAAATGAAGCAATGGTTTTGgaagatgaaaaagaatCAAAAGGTGAAAAGTACCCTGTAAAAGATTATTCACTTCCATCGGCAGAAATAATTCATAGTATTATTAAGTCTTCTGAATACTATAAAATCAAAGCAGATTGTATTCCTCATTTTGGCTATACAATAGGAAGAACATTAAGCGAAAGAGATTTAATGAGAGGGGCTAGATTTGTTTATAGGTGTCTTAGAATGGATGGCCACTTTGTCACTCCACAGACTGCATATAGAATTTGGATTAGATCTCAATTTTTGCGCAGAGATACCCCAAAAGTTCCATTTTCTCCCTATAAGGAGGAAATGAAGAGGtttattaagaaaagaagGGACGGTGATAACCAGATTTATTGCCCAGGAAAATTTCAAGATCAAGTTGACGAGATGGCTGATACAATAGCTACTgcaatatatataaatggTGTCTTCCCTGCTGATAAAATGATACACATTTGTAAAATTGcaaaagaatttatatataaaaagaTTGGCACCATTACTCAATGTGTTAGGGCATTTAGGGAGCATATTCCCAGACTAAATGGGGATTATATAATCAATCATAAGCTATTTCCAACTATTTGTACTCACATTGAGCAAGAGTCTGGAAAATACTTGTTTTCATCTAATTGAGttaattttagattttgCGCAGagttttatattattagattaaattaattattgtattttattatcaaaacaattaaaaatatattaatatttttgaaaaatatccTAATTAAAATGGCTTAAATAAATCtatattaaattgtttTAGCTACCATGATTTGTTCgacaaagaaaaaaattcgAATAATGTCTTTAAAATGgccaaaaatattaacaattaatttatgCAGTTGGAACAATGCAGTGTAACGGCTGTATGATCAATaatgtaataaataataaatctgtTATCTTGGCAATAAAACATGCATAAGTGATGGCGCCTGATATTATAAAAGTAGAATTTTACAATTAATGTAAATGCAAGCTAATTGAAGGGTGTAAAAACCTCTATAAATAGTTTAACTAGTCAgcaatttattaatttttatgtATTTataaaagttaaaaatgGAACTAGTTTTTTTGCTCACAACCCTTTTTATATTCGTTCTTAAATTTGTTGCCATAGCAGCAAACCAGGACAaaaatttaacaaaaaGTGTTGCTTCCAGCTTACCCCTGGTTGAAGTATCtagaatttcaaaaattgcAACAAAATATGTTTCTGGTGCAAATATACCTGAAGTAGTTAATAAGCCTGGCTGGGGAGCTAAGATTTctgtaattaataattataagtCGGCAATGTTCAGAAGAGAAATATGGTCACAAGTGATACAAACTTTAAATGAACCTGTTATTGGGTATAATGTTACAATTTCAAATCATTACATAAAAAACCCACCTCCTGTCCAGGCTTTTATGAAGTCTGAACTACCAATAGAAATGAATAGTCAGTGCTTAAATGcattcaattatttttatgtCCATCCAAATTTAATAACCTGCACCCCATCACCTTCCAAAGAGTTGTTAGAGATTCTTTTCAGGTATATTTGTATGAAGTctgtaaaaaaaatctttttatCTTGGACAGGTTTTATTTTCGTCCTTAGggaaataattgaaaaagcaatattttcaattaaaaataataaagttcCTAAATCTGTTTTCAACAGTTTGATGAGCGAGTATTATCATAATCCATATAAAGACTTTGTTCCAATTGGAAAAAGATTAGGGAAACACATAAAAATGGATATAGAAGGACAGAATATCTGGCAGTTCATAGTTTCCAGGAGTAAGCTCttatataatattgattcaCCAACAAGGGCTGCTCGCCGTGGAGAATGGGCATTTGTAGTTATATCCGGTAATCATACTCCAGCAGAGTTTTTGTATATGAGAGAAATACGTTTTATGAATGTCGACTCTGTGCAATTAATCACTGCCATACTATTTACCATGATTATGTTCAAGGTAAAGAACCCTTCAAAATTCAAGTCATTTGAAGTAGTTATTGAAGATCataacaaaaaaatgaagaaaagtGTAAATTCCAACTTGCTGTTGGCATTTTCTGCTAGAATTGCAACatattattcttatatTATAAACGACTGGAATGATCAAATTGATAACTTAATGGAAATTGATttggaagaaaaagaaaaaaggaGAAATCAAACATTTATTTGGCACTCAAAGCCTCTACTTTCTTTAGCTTTTGAGCCAGATATTACGGTACCTAATGAACTAGTTTCTAACTGCGTAAGGTATTGCGAAGACTTGGTTTCAAGAGGTATTGTTTCTGTTGTTGGCGTTGATAATGGGGCAgaatcttcttcatttctgcaaaaaaaactagaaaatatttgtaaaaaattacaaaacAAAATCCTACCATACACCGAAATTTATGTTGAACCTGAGAAAAATGTACCTAAGtctatattaaaaagttcGGTCAAGCCTAGTAGtctaaaaaagaaaaagttgAGATTTGATAATAACGTGCAAGTTTCAATATACAATAAAGGCGAGCATATTAGCGAAAGGACTCCTATTGGTAACTTCACACTTGGTTCATCATTAAAAACTTCTTTAATGAAGCCAGAAGGAAGTTCAACCGCAAGACCTGAAATCCCAATTGATAACATTGGATCTCAAACCTCTCAACGCGTTGAAAATACTAATGCAGCCTTTGACAATATTGATCTTCAACACCTTCAAAAAGAAGATCTATTTGAAAAAACGCCATATCCatttgaagatgatgaatcTTCCATTAATCAAAGCAATTCTGAAAATGTTAAGCCTGTAAACTCATTAAATATGgttaataatgaaaataagtCATCAAAGAAATCCTGATGCGATTAATTATGTCATTCAAAGTTGAATgccaaaatttaatttaggTTGAgcatttttaatttgtaGGAAAATTTTAGAGattttctatttatttataatatttgaattgtGAATCGCTTTTCGAATTAgcatttaaatattatacgACAACTTCATTTGACAATGTAGATTGTGAAAATGTTACATCAGAAACGAGTATATCAGGCATGATCCACGGCCCGAATGCATTTATACaaattgtttttaattcattgtCACTTGAAACAAACACTGGGATGTATTTGATAAGGACTTTAAAACATTTTTTGGCTGGTCCATTGGGGGGAGATTCTTTGGTGAAGCTATGCACAAACTTTACAACATCATTAATACTAAAACCACCAGGCATTATGGTTTGCAAATGCCCAAATAATACCGAGCCTCTTAAAGGTGCGGAGAGCTTCGAGAAGCCATTtcttttactttttttggGGGCTTTTGATTCGAAAATAAATCTTGCCAATCGTAAAGATGCAGAATTAGTGCCAAAATCGTAATTTATTGTTTGCTGACTTTGACTTAAAGCATTGCTTATGGTGTCATCTACGCTAATTCTTCCAATTCGTCCGTTCAATATACAGCTTGCCATTTTCCCACATgtttcatcaatattaatttgtattttatctccaattatttttaagaTTTTAACTAAAGACTTTCGGCAATTTTCTGGATCAACTGATTTGGTTGTAAATGATAGTgctgaagaagaagaagacGAGATAGCAAAAACTATTCTAGGCCAAAGAAAGTTGGTTATACTCGAGTAATCCATTGGCGAAGTAATAGCTGAAAGATACATGCATGCAGCTGGCTTGGTAACACCAGGAGGAATATGTTTTTCTAGTATAAATGTCCCAATCATCCAATCAGCAATTCTAGAAAGAATGGTGGTATCTGAAATGAGTCTCATCTCATCAACTGACAAATAGCTTGATGAATCAGAAAAAATTCGATTGCATATCCTTGCAACTTCAGAAACTTGTGTAAGCCTGATATCATACAATGAACCAATCTTCATGATTGATATTGTGCATTCTACTGTTTGAGATTTCGAGTTTTTCATCAAATCTGCGATTAATATCATCTCTTTCGGAAGATCAGAGTGTAGTACATCTTCATCTGAAGTTGTATTCTTTATCAAAATCTCCACTTCCATCCATAACTGATATGATTTTAAACCACTAGAATTCCCCAAAATTCCCAccattttatttaaagtttcCCACATAAAATTTCGATTTCTACTCAACGCAAAGTCTACGTACTTTTTCGATTTTGATAAGCTTACTAGAGCAGAGTTGTGGAAAGATTGATCGCTTAAACACTGTTGTAATTTTTGGCATATTACTGGAAATTCGTTTGGTCCAACACCTGGAATTGTTAACTCCCCAGCTACTAGGGAAACTCTAAGAGACTCTTCACAGTGGGTATCTGAAACTAACAGCCCACCAATTCCAGGCATTATAGCCGATAATGATTCTTCAGCTGATCTAAAAAGATCAATCCTTTTTGCCAATCTTCTTAATAACATTGCAACTTCTAAGTATATTATATCTGGCAGCATAAAtgtattttgaaattttatgGCATCTATTACTTCTTCTGAAGAAAGTTCTGcacaaaatatatttaaattaacaATTTCGTTAAAGCTTataaaatttgtatttacttgattaatttgattatcTTTGCTGGGCATGGTTGTTATTTCTGTGGAGAGCATCGCAGTTGTGGCATTTGTGGTTGTAGAAGTAATACTTTCTACTGGAAGATCATGCTCGCTAGGATTTGATATTTCActtttattagaattttgTATTGAGCTAgctatattaaatttaaacatTTTCCGGACAACGACTAATTTACCATTTTTGTCTTTTCGTTCAATTTCCTCTAATTCCTCTTTTGAAGGTAACTccataataaatttaaaatttgtcGAATAGCTTATCTCATTTTTGTCGCCAATGAGTTGATCTAATTCACTGTAATAGTTTTTTGTTATGCAACTCTTGAAATTACAATAATCACTAGCGGTATTAGGGTCTTCTACCTGATTAAAAGACtcataaattaaaatttttataatatagttttctttctttttcacAACTTGATAAATAACCCCTAAGTTTTCAGATTTATGGGTTAATTCGGTataaaaatctttaatacaTATTTCtaaagatttattaatacttgTGTATACCGATTTGGAAATTGATGATACTTCATAGCATCCCACACAGTTAAGTTGAATATATGCTGAGAATATAAgtagaattaaataaattagaacccatttgaatttgtaaattattgaagaatttttaGCACTCattgataaaatattcaactTTTTAGTTATCTTTTATTCTTTCATTTGTTAGTTTTCACcatttacaaaaaaaataagatacATTAAGCTAAACATGGCGGGAAATGCAATATTGCAACTGTATGTACAAATGATTCATTTAGTGAACTAAATCAAGATAATGACAAGAAATCGAgtttttgatattatttttaatacttattaatataactAGACTTATTTCAGAGATTAAGATATGATaatgtttttttatttcaagaaataGATGTAAGGAATCCACCAGAAAAAGTTAGATGGCTCCCATTAAAATTCTTTCCTACTGAGTGTTGAGTTTTTGTATTGTTTTCATATGAACTACCTTCTTCTGGCATATagaaatcattttcaatatgtACCGAGCTTTTGTTTACTTTAGATGTTTTATAACCTGCCTTGCTCGGCAATCTTCCAAAACTATCTCTTATTTCcccaataatatttgttgaGCATCCTGAAAAATGTTGATTAAAGTTTTTATGaagatttgaattattcaatatagTGCCCATTGAATTATCGGATGCTCTTTCTAATTGGGTACCGTAGTTCTCTGATTCACCAtatccaataatatctaGTTTCATTCTACTACAACCTGGCTTCCTAGTATATAATGGAACGCAACAGCCAAGTGAAGAGTCGTAAACTATGCTCCTTTTGAGAGAGACTTGCCCAACTTTGGGAGTTTCTTCGtgattataattttttttactaaCGTTGTCATTTTTCCAGTTACTTGCCTGGAAAATCTTATAAATCTTTTCTGAACAAAGGTCATATCTAAAACCTCCTACATTTCTTTTAATGCTATCATTGGGCTCTTCTGTATTATTGCAGCctattaaatcttttacTTCATCTTTTGAGTAATTAGGAATATATGCCCTTCTACAAATTTGTGTTTGAGAATTTTGACAAGAAAATTCCATTATAGGTAAAAATacattatatattaattatcacaattctaataaaatcgataaaaaatttttttattaagtttttttCTAGTGTGAAAATTGCACCCTGTTGCAcacaaataaaattaaaaaatcaatttctgaatttattgttaagaaatttacaaaataattaagagcaatattcaaaatcaataattaatgctATAAACTAAATGTATAATTGACTAGTCAATCAATTCTGAAAAAgttttatcaatttttgtattttttgtaggcttttttttaattccagactcatttattttttttgtagGAATGGCTCTAACTAATTCTTTTTGGCTTTTTGAGCCGGAATCGGACGAATCTAGAATATCTctaatattcattattttattcCTTGATAAGACTTCTGGGTTTTTTATTCGTTCTATTCCTGTTGACCTTACTTTGCTATTGACTCTTTTAACCTTGTCAGAATATAATAACGTACTCCCAGAAGCCAAATTAATAGATGATATAGAGTGTGTCAAAGAGcttccaatatttttgtGATTACAACTCCCATTTATACTTTCATCACAAAGTTCTGTTggaatttcttcaaaagaACGAGcatttcttgaaattttgttgaaattaaattcttccaTAACTACAGGGGAGATTTTCTTGTTTGTTTTTGAAAATCCTTCTCTAATCTTTCTTTCTGCAGGTTTTCTACTCTTTAAATAACTTCTATCGAACGGTTTGAAAGATTGATTCTCATATTCATGCTGGCTTGACAAAAGCAtttcatttgaaatatcaGATGGCCACTTACTAAACCATCTTCTCGAGACATCATGACAAAATACTTCAATAGAATTTTCCCCATCATAAACCATTTTATATAATTGCTCACCGTAgtaattcttcttttgcATTAAGTTCCTAATTGCTTTTGAACACATATCAGTAAGAATAGAAATTTTTGCATCAACTTCATTTACAGAGCTGGTTGCAATATGCTGGTCAACATAAAGCTTTCTCCAAACATCTCCCAATAAAGAGCTATCAGTTGGCATTGTAGGTGCCATAAATATCCCAGGTTTTCTTGCCTCACTAGCAATGAATGACCATTGCTCATTAACATCGTCCAAGTGGTAGCGCAATTGCTTGGACTTGTCTTTTGGGGTGATAAAAGCttctttttcatatttGTCAGTTTCTTTGGACCATACATTAGGGAGAGACCCTTTATATTCTTCTGGGACTCCTTTTTCTGAgtaaattgaaatatatacaGCGCTACAAAATGACAAAACCTTTTCTTCTCGTGCTTTTGAATTATCTGCGTTAATTAAAATCgagaatttatttcttgGAAGATATTCCCAGTACTTTCCCTCTGGCTCTGTATTTGTCGGTTTGTCACGTACAATTAGTCTGTACGCAAGCTCTCTAATTCCTCTTTGgcaaaaatgaataaagtTAGAATATAGTCCAAATGAAAACTTAAATCCATTTGGAATGGAATTTATAGGAATTCCTTTAACAAAGTCTGACCATTTACTGAATAGCGCAATTCTCTCCCATTCTTGTTCCCTATTAATTGGGAGGTCTGTTACCTTCTGAGGCTCGTAAACAATCTCAACTTCATTTTTCCTCATTTTATCCGCATTAACCCATTCATTCTTTTCTCTATCCCAATATGGGCCTTGAATATTAACATCTTCTTTTTTGGGGATCTGTATCTCTTCTAATAGATCGACCAAACCAACTAATATTTGATGTAGcttttcatctttaagAATTCTGTATAATGAGGCACCATCTTTTTGAAAGATGTAATTGATTAAATGGTGCCTTCTATTTGGAAGTATTAGCATATTACCTTTTTCCCCTATAAAAATAGGGTTTAGTCTCTTTTCTGTCAACTTTATCGACTCAAAATTATCAAGTAGAGTTTGTAAGTAGCTCTGGTCAATTTCTGATgatcttttctttaattccTCCTCATTAGATCCAAACTTTACTCCTATTTTGcattcttttaaatattgtaaaaGTCTTCTTGTTGCTAATTCATATGGAAATAGTGTTTCATCTAATAAACTTTTTATTGAAGCCTGCCAAAGTTCAGAATTATGCCTCAAATTATCTTCCAAAAAGGCATTCTgtttgtaataattttcatatttattcGGAACTTGACCTTCAAACCCATttcttaaataaatttgcaAACGGACCCCAGTTTCAGccattaaaatataaaaccCCTTGATAAATTTATCAAGAGTTCCATATTCATTTGGAATTGCATCAGATAAGAGAGGTCTCAAAACTGATTCCCCATACAATTGCCTTGATACTACTGGAGAAGTAGGAAGTTTAACAAGTGCTTCAATTTCCTTCTTTTGTTGCTCTGTTGCCTCACTATGcatatttttattagtGAAATTTGGAACAATACTTTCTATATGGTCCATAATTGCTCCCAATGAGCTATTGTTCATCTTTTGAATCATCTCAATCAAAGAATTAACAGAGATAGAAGGCTCATTGTTTAAAAgatcatcatcatcatcattttccTTTATTTTAAGTCTTCTTCTCTCCATaattgttaataatattttagaGAGGTTTCTActataataattcatttcaTTCTGGCTTAGGCCAGTATTTGCAAGCACTTTgttaaattcttcttcGCTAAAGTGGTTCACAGTCTTTACTAAAGGCTGAATAACCTCTATCATTGATCTAATTTTCTCTAACGTGTTTATTCTATAGTAACCATATTTAGTATTTAGCTCGAAAAATATACGAATTTCAGCCCTTACTATACCTGGAAGTAAGTCTAAAGCTTCAATAATTTGCGGAGTATAGTAATTTTGCTTCTTCTCCTTTTCTTTTACTATTAGATTATAGagcttttttatttgagtCATAATACTTGGTGTTAAAGCTACATGCTTATATGCAAGGTGTTCGAGATTAGGTAGTGTTACAACTGAGAGGTCTGTATTTGATATGAGATCCATCcattcttcaaaaatagCATTTCGTTTCTTTTTATACCCTTTTTTTGtctttatcaataaaatatcTCTCTTTCCTCTATggttattaataaattgcTCTAGAAGGTCAGAAGTTGGACCAAGTCGAAGTAATTTTACAGCTACAACTTCAGGGTCATCACTTTCTATTGCATCCCTAAGTTGTAACAATGTCCCTGGAAAATATTCCCTAAGCCTTAATGGATCCTTTCTGAGAGTATTCAGATGGAGCTGCTTTACAACATGCAGGAAGTTACGCAAAAGTGTCTGCTTTGTAATGA
This Cryptosporidium parvum Iowa II chromosome 7, whole genome shotgun sequence DNA region includes the following protein-coding sequences:
- a CDS encoding hypothetical protein (cryptosporidium family of large secreted proteins (CpLSP) signal peptide, secreted, gene within locus of secreted protein genes), translating into MSYKFQIIITLILYLVILDYCICAEFVESLESIINGGYNEDEFNPLFVEELNEIKNNPEQKKDNFYIRLRSGQWFALKQQVEYDSSEMGLKRVYGVLPVNPFAGNIFTPSLSELELADKYCEALLDMRNKGISTKIGLKIAKDGLIREKFCSDAAELYFNGLRPRPATLAQKQNEMESLGNIEYFDYANLGTITSQIDIPRISTGARARYGGKYASVSSSQEAELITKQTLLRNFLHVVKQLHLNTLRKDPLRLREYFPGTLLQLRDAIESDDPEVVAVKLLRLGPTSDLLEQFINNHRGKRDILLIKTKKGYKKKRNAIFEEWMDLISNTDLSVVTLPNLEHLAYKHVALTPSIMTQIKKLYNLIVKEKEKKQNYYTPQIIEALDLLPGIVRAEIRIFFELNTKYGYYRINTLEKIRSMIEVIQPLVKTVNHFSEEEFNKVLANTGLSQNEMNYYSRNLSKILLTIMERRRLKIKENDDDDDLLNNEPSISVNSLIEMIQKMNNSSLGAIMDHIESIVPNFTNKNMHSEATEQQKKEIEALVKLPTSPVVSRQLYGESVLRPLLSDAIPNEYGTLDKFIKGFYILMAETGVRLQIYLRNGFEGQVPNKYENYYKQNAFLEDNLRHNSELWQASIKSLLDETLFPYELATRRLLQYLKECKIGVKFGSNEEELKKRSSEIDQSYLQTLLDNFESIKLTEKRLNPIFIGEKGNMLILPNRRHHLINYIFQKDGASLYRILKDEKLHQILVGLVDLLEEIQIPKKEDVNIQGPYWDREKNEWVNADKMRKNEVEIVYEPQKVTDLPINREQEWERIALFSKWSDFVKGIPINSIPNGFKFSFGLYSNFIHFCQRGIRELAYRLIVRDKPTNTEPEGKYWEYLPRNKFSILINADNSKAREEKVLSFCSAVYISIYSEKGVPEEYKGSLPNVWSKETDKYEKEAFITPKDKSKQLRYHLDDVNEQWSFIASEARKPGIFMAPTMPTDSSLLGDVWRKLYVDQHIATSSVNEVDAKISILTDMCSKAIRNLMQKKNYYGEQLYKMVYDGENSIEVFCHDVSRRWFSKWPSDISNEMLLSSQHEYENQSFKPFDRSYLKSRKPAERKIREGFSKTNKKISPVVMEEFNFNKISRNARSFEEIPTELCDESINGSCNHKNIGSSLTHSISSINLASGSTLLYSDKVKRVNSKVRSTGIERIKNPEVLSRNKIMNIRDILDSSDSGSKSQKELVRAIPTKKINESGIKKKPTKNTKIDKTFSELID